Genomic DNA from Myxococcales bacterium:
AGATAGGGTCGATGCAGCAATCCAGCTTGCTCGGGCAAGTATTTGCACGCCGCACTCGCGAAGTGACACGAAACCGCGCGCCGGAACCCGTCGCTGCGGTTCGTCCCCGATCCGTGCAACAACAACGGGTGAAAGAACACCGTATCTCCGGGCTGCATCTCCAGATGCACGCGCCCCTCGTGCGCCCCGACATCCTTTGCGGCGAAGTAGGCATAATTCTGATGCTCCCAGTCCGTGTTTCCGTGGGCGAGCAACTCCCCCTTGTGGCTGCCCGGAACCGCGACAAGGCAGCCGTTCTCCCGGGTGCACACCTCGAGTGCCGTCCAGGTCGCAACGATCAGGTCGGCGGGCCGGAAGGGAAAGTACAGCAGGTCCTGGTGCAGGGGGTGCCGGCCATCGACGCCCGGGGGCTTGTTGATCAGCATATTGTGGACCGATTTGATGTCGGGACCGATAAACGCCTCGACCCAATCGAGCAACCTGCTGTGTTTTGCGTACCCGTCGAACAGCACCGGGTCGTTGTGAAAATCCTGGATCTTCGCGATCGCTCGGGCGGGCGACTGCGGATCCACCACTCCCTTGGCCACCATCACGTCGCGCATCACCAACATGTCCTTGGCGGGCTCGACCCTGCCCTCGACGATGTCGAGAAAGCGCTGATACCATGGGGCGATCTCTGCTGCGTCAAACAAACCGGGCACGACGAGATAGCCACATTCATCGTATTGGCGTTGCTGT
This window encodes:
- a CDS encoding phytanoyl-CoA dioxygenase family protein, with product MLTDEQQRQYDECGYLVVPGLFDAAEIAPWYQRFLDIVEGRVEPAKDMLVMRDVMVAKGVVDPQSPARAIAKIQDFHNDPVLFDGYAKHSRLLDWVEAFIGPDIKSVHNMLINKPPGVDGRHPLHQDLLYFPFRPADLIVATWTALEVCTRENGCLVAVPGSHKGELLAHGNTDWEHQNYAYFAAKDVGAHEGRVHLEMQPGDTVFFHPLLLHGSGTNRSDGFRRAVSCHFASAACKYLPEQAGLLHRPYLLVKGEEHAGGI